Genomic window (Rosa chinensis cultivar Old Blush chromosome 6, RchiOBHm-V2, whole genome shotgun sequence):
CTTCACACATTAGAAAATTGCCAAAATCTTCTTCACACAATACAAACACTTTGATCTGCTTGGCTTTAGTGACAGTTTTCTAGTCACTTCGGGTCTTGGGAGCTTTTCTTCCCTCACTACTTAGAGACTACTTAGAGAACTTTCTTCTCTCCTTTCTATGTGAGATTATTTCATACCTCACCAATAGTTTAAGGTCTTCATGCCTCATGGAACTTCCATGAACTCTGACTTGTCTTCGTCTTCACCAACTTTGGCCACTAGGGAGTACTTTTCTTTGGGACTTTCACCCAATCTTCGTCGCACCATTGTGCCTTAAGGGAGTCTTGTCAACTTCTTTGCACCATTGTGCCATCTTCATCTTAGGACTTCTACCACTTCCAGGGAGCATTTTCCTCTTGGCACTTTTGCACCTCTTTTTCATGGCACCATTTGTGTAATGCTTCATTCAGGGACTTATACCCTTCATTCTTTCTTTCAGGGACGTTAACCCTTCACCTTCTATTAGGGACGTTAACCCTATAATCCTTTAGGGACGTTAACCCTTCATCTTCATATTAGGACTTCTGCCACTTCCAGGGAGTATTTTCCTCTGGGCACCTTTGTACCTCTTTTTCGCGGCACCATTTGTGTCATGCTTCATTCAGGAACTTATACCCTTCATTCTTTCTTTCGGGGATGTTAATCATTCACCTTCTATTAGGGACGTTAACCCTATATTCCTTCACATCTTCTTTGAGGGATTTTAACCCTTTACCTTCTTTCAAGGACTTTTACCCTTTCACCGAGGAACACATtatcctctctttcttcttctccatctattttttttctccctcattttcttctttcttctccataTTTTTCACTAccttatatttttctttctttgctcatctctctctcccttttttttcttctattcctcccttttttttttattgtcccTCATTTTGActccctttcttttcttcttcgcaatcttctcttcttcaatttttcttccttCCTTTGCTCatctttctctccttttttttcttctttgctgcccttctctttctctcattTTTCTTTCACCTTTTGCCCATCAGCAACAGTTGATACACCGCCGTTTTTTTTTCTCCACCACCTTGCAACATTAACATGAACAAGTCTTGGTATGACCAGTCACTCTAACTCTCTTCAACCTCTTTGCAACTTTTGAGTTTCAAGGTTGATCTTCATTGAGAATTTTGATTCTCAATTCTTTTAATAGTTTTGGAGCAAATATTTTACTCCAACTGTCTCACTGAGACACCATAACATCTTTCTCATCGCTCACAATCAGGACCTAAGCCAGCACACTTGATGCTGTAATACTCTTGCACGAACAATTTTTCTCCACACCCAAGAGATCGAGCcttgggctctgataccactttgttgGATAACAGGGGAAGCGTAAATACTGAAAAACTAATTTGGGTAGGGAGATAAATGCATGAATGACACACAATATGGGAGATGTATAGTCCAAAGACATGTACAGAGCTCAGAGAGATATGGAGGAGACTATCAAAATACCTGATAAAAGAATTCACTCTTACGATATCTCTACAAAATATTCCTCTACACCTTACTTAACTAGACCAGCCTACTTATATAGACCTACACTAGACAATGCCATAAGTATGACAATTACAACAGACATTAGTATTAGACTGTTACAATAACCTTAAACCTTCCTAGCTCCCATAACCTATGAAGCACTAACTCTCACTATTATTCTCACCATAATTCTCACCATTATTTTCATCATAACTCTCAACATAGTTCTAAATTAATGTTATTTCCAACATATATAGCTAGGCAAACTACGTCAGTCTGGAGAATAGCTGACTAGgttttaattaactgatttggATTCGGACTGGGTAAACTTGGAGAATTGCTGGAGGGTAGACTCATCAGCCCTGTAGTGGTTCTGAGTGAATCCGAGTAGCTTGGCCCAAGTGAAATCCGGGTATTTCCTTGTCCCTACTTCAGTAACAAGTTCCTCTGGAGGTTTCACCACCTTGTCATCCTTGGGGCACAAAAAGAATGCCAAAGATCTCCTCTCCTTTACTGCGTTCACACTCGCCCGATGCAGGCAGCTCTTGTACAATCCATTCGATAGTGCCTGTAACATGTCCGTACACATTGATTCGAGCGACCTCAAACACTAAATGGTTTATTAGTAAGTTCGTAAATTCAGATTAGGGCACCATTGCATGCATGCTGACATATATGAGAAAGTACATTATTAATTTCACATTTAAAAGAATTTTGTATTTATATTTAGATATTTCATTCTGAAAAATCTCCATTCATTCGTTATAATGTACATATTTTCTCCATTAATGGTTTTGAGCACCTATCCTTGCTTGCCAAGTACAATGAGACCGAGTAAAATCATTGTAATGTGATCCATTGATTTGGTACTCTTgaaaagctagctagctaatttAGTAGTTTCTAGATCCATATAGCATAGTTCAACATGCAAAAACCTTATCTCGATCATCTTACACAATCTGGGGTCGGCCACTATCTAGCTAGTGATCTGGTATCTATCTCTTATAATATATATGGGCTGTCTCTCGACTCAAATATGTTGTTTAATTaaggttggatttgagattttaatGTCTCTAGGCGAAATTTAAACGATTCCCTACTAATCATAATTTCAAATGACTATGAGTGGTACTAGTTATCTCATGTACTATCTAAAGTCTAGCTAGGTTAAGATATGTACCGTGAAGGTGTCACCAATGTTGATGACCAGAGCACCTTGAATAGGTCTCACAGATTGCCATTTGTTGTTGACAAACACTTCAAGCCCCCCAACTTGGTCTTGGTGAAGAATGGTTAGGGATGTTGGATCACAATGAGGACCAGTCCCAAGAGAAAGGCTTGGCTCTTGGCAAGTCGGATAGTAGTTGCACCTCATGATAGAGTGAGCATCCTCAAAGAATTCCTTGTAGTGCAACCGCTTCACTCCTAAGGTGATTGCCAGTAGCTCCATTATTGAAAGAGCCAAACTCTTCATTGCTTCACAGTATTTTTGATACACCTtcctgcaaatttaattaaattcgcaAAACCAATTTATTGCATGTACATGTATAATTTATTATTCATCGTGCCTTAAGAGCAAACATGTTGTCTAACTATGTACTAGCTGGACAGTGTGTGTATTATATTGTCTAATACAAGGCTGgacctgtaaatggatcggGTTTAGAgtggatcgacctaaatccgaaTTTGTTTATTAAcaataaaattcaaaacccaatccGATCCGATAATCTAGCTGATTGTTAATAACTCAGTCTAAATTCGTATCGAATGGATTAAAGGATACCCGGTTGACTAGTATGACTGttattataattaataaatattctattaaataataatattaaatttttttttatcatgataCATTAATCCTTCgtaaaatttcaataaaatatTTTAATAAAATGAAGAGCATCACCCAATGTTGAATTAAATAACCAAAATACTCCTCAGAACAACACAACGCAGTAAGCAAAATATTgtatttataaaataaaaaaaattaaataatcaTAAAAACATACTGCATCATCAATAGATCATACCAACCTAAATATGTGTTTGGTCAGTTAAATAAACTGATTAACGGATCCGAACCATTTTCGAGATTAATAGATCAAATGTTCAATCCAAACCCGTTCAATAACCACGAATTTGGACCAaatctaaataaaaatctggtCCATTGACCGGTCTAAATACAACTATTTAAACACCCTGCAATTGTTGAACAATGGAAAAAAATTAACTGTTTATGACCATTCATATGCTATGTAGGTCTATTGCATGACTATTCATTTGAATGAAGTCAAATATAATTCGACAAATTACTATATCAGTTTGACAACATAAGATATCATAATAATTATTCTGTTTTGCAAAGAGAAGTAAATAAATTACTCAGTAATATAATTACTTGTATACCATATTACTTACCCAGTCTCTTTAAAACTATCCCCTAATTTGGACTTAAAGAAATCCGCCACAACTTTCTCCGAGCCATTGTCATGGAAGCCGAAAGACAATGTCTCCTTCCAGGGAAGTTTGGTGGAGAATCGGTCGGCATGGGAGCCGGAATAACCCCAAGGGCTACCGGGGACTCTCTTGACCCTCAACTTCTCGCTAACGGGGAGGTTAAAGAACTGATCCAAATGGTCGTCAGCGAGCTTGATGAGGCTGGTGTCCACACCGTGGTTGGTGACTTGGAAAAAGCCATGGCTTAAGCAAGAAGCCCTAATTAGCTTGGCAGCATTCTCGATTGCCACGCCGTCACCCTTGAAGAAGCCCTTGAGATCGATCAGCGGTTCATCGAGCTCTTCGTCAGCCGCCACTAAGTCGGCTTCTGGCCAAATGAAACCACTGGGAACACGGGTTTGCCGCTGCAAAAAGGAAGAGTCAATAGGGCCACGGTTGGTTTGTTGAGCATGGAGCTTTGATGGCGATGACAGAAGAATAGAGGCCATACTggtagagagtgagagagagagagagagggaagaagacTATTGGGACGATTTAGAAAAGGACCAAGGGGAATTTGGTTAGATTTCATTCGGGAAGACTGCTGCTTTTATAGCCGGAAAAGAATAACTTTCCTATTATATTTTAGGACATACAGGAAATTACAGAGTTCTGTCCGGATTCCGCAGATtattgttccaaaaaaaaaaaaaaatcttttgtaATGACAGCAAAATAAAAGACATTAATGTATTAATAGTATTTAacttttatatattaaaaaattataaaatataattaattaatatggataatatagtaaattgtaaaattgaaaataaatgaataaaatttaaaaaattgtaGAAAtcggtttatttttatttttattattattattttttttttttttttttaagaaaacgGATTACTTATATGAAAGATTTTCCACTATCTTTAACTTCTCTTCACACACAGAATGGGTAGGCTCTACTAGTTTTTAAATTAAACGAATGGTAATTAATATTTCCTTTCAGTTATGTGGCATGGCAAAGGCTGTACAAATGAAATCGGTAGTCTTATACAGATAAATTTTGTACATGTTCTCCATACAAACTGTTAAACATGTAAGTTTTGTTATTTTCCTATCAAAATAATAGTATTCTTTGAACAAAATTATGTCGGAATTTTGATTTCGATTATTGTTTAATGAATTgtcaatcttttctttttttttgaaaaggatgAATTGTCAGTCTTTAATCATAATAGAAGAAAATCTATCACTAAGATAAGATAAATGACTCTAATATAAAGTTTCATTGAAAACTGCTCTTTAAATGTTTGGTAGGTGACATTTCATATGGACATTAATTAATGACTTAGAATATATATAAaggatttgaattttgaaaataagGCTACATTTCGTATGTGAAATCTATAAGGATTTGAATTTGGAACTTATGGCTAGATTAGGTAAAAAACAAAACCTTATACATCTATACAGGTGTACTTGAAATAAATTTCACTGTGCAACTCATCCAAAGAGAAATAGAAAGATACAACCTAGACATTAAGTAGTTCAACAAACCATCTAAATTGCTTATTAAACCACCCTCCTTCCCTCTATCTTATCTTCCCTCCCCTACTCCCTCCGTCCATCTAGCGCCATGGTGTGCGTTTGAGAGGCAAATATTTTCTGGGTTAAGATAGAATCACAGTCACTTCTTAGTTTGTTTGCTTTTTCacttgtatttgttttttttattaataatagaaaATGAAGGGATGAGCGGTAGATTCTCGGGTATAATGGTTCTTTCCCTCTATGGGAGGGTAGGCGCCTCACACAAAGACCACTAACGAGGGCTAATATTACATAatcctttatatattaaaaaaaattgttactTTGTTTGCTTGATTCAAATGAATttacaaaaaatttgaaatgacTCATGTACTTATATTTTGTTTCAAAAGGTCACTCGTGCAAGTGATCGATTAAATACGACTCTCATCACGTATTTCATTCATACAAGTGTTGCTCCTCATTGTCGTGTTTTTAGGTTTTCATGTGGCTACCGCAAGTCTTACCCACGCTCATACTAATAATAAGTAAGTAATTTGTTTTTTGAATTAATgagatcttcttcttttttaaaaataaaataaaataatatattggTATTATACCAAATGATAATAATATACTTGGTATCATGTAGGCAAGGGCGGAGTCATGGGTGGCTTGCCTGTGCTATAGCCCAAGTACGTAACATAATGAAACTTCTATATAGATTGTGGGGAGAATATctcaaatggtcactcaacttttgcatgttcgacactttggtcattcactttttaaatatatcactatGGTTACTCATCCTTTAACTCTGTTATTTGCTTTAGTCActtcgttaatttttttcattaaaaaaatattatttttcacaatatcaatgatattttggACTAATCAATTGTGAAAAACTGAGAAATTTGAATTGGAATGGATaggagaagtgattaaagtgagacaaAATGCTCACtcggtgactaaagtgattgacagagtcatagttgagtgaccaaagtgatatatttaaaagttAAGTGACCAAAGTATTGAATGAGTTATAATTGATCGAAtgatcatttgtgaaattgaGTTTCTTATATATTTACATATCATGGAGCTTTCTAGCCACCCGAGAGAACAATTCTGCTTCCGCCATTGCATGTAGGTGCAGCAAATTCAATACATCTATAGACATGGGATAAGAGGCAGGAAATACTAGTTGCACACCATATAATTAATTACACGGTTCTGCCTTTTTTCTTAATGTAACAACAAACTGTATATACCTGtatttgatcaaaattaaaaactataCCAACTTGAATGCATAGAATCACAACTATAGTTTTGGATGAGATCGAACCTAGTTGAAATCAGGGCCGGCCAAAACATATATGTTCCTAACCAGGAAACGACACTTGCACGTACGCTTTAGGGTTATTAGTTTTTGCATGTTCAATGTATTAATTTATAATTGATCTTCAGCGCCTCTTGGCCGTTTATTTTGGATCTGTACACTGATCGAGTTCATATATAGATTAAGTAATCCAAGTGCTAATTGAAGTAGACACTTTCAGCTATTGGCCAATGGCTATGTAACTATCACACTCATAGCAGAGGATTATTCTTTAATTCATTGGCTTATCGTCTGTTAGCTCAATTCAGTGCTTACTGCACCACCAAACTCTTAATCATATCACTTCCCTTTCTCTGGGAAAGAAATTAAGTAAACTATTTGTTCGTATTATGATTTTGTGGGAAATTCTACGGTACCTGTATGTATGTGATACACTCATTTACAGATCTGACAACAATTTTTTTGTCATTGTGGTAAATAGAGTTATTTTTtgggtaattttagttctattacAGGTAATTACTCCACTTacgatatttttacaagtttatgtaCAAATTGTTGTTGATGTAGTAACTTGattcaattatatgtaaatgtgtaaaacaaatgtgataactttgttgttaatgttgtaaatttggctcaactaaattgtaattttggttcaattggatgtaaatgagtgtatgataaatATCAAAATACTTTAGACAACCCCTGATTTCGTTCGGGATTaatctttatttctttctttttgttaggGACATGCAAAGGTAATCGAGGAGGTGTACGTTCGTACTAACAGCAAAGTCTTcagtttcgttttttttttcttcggccAATAATTCTTCTGTTTCCTGAACGAGGGCATCAGAGTATCGACACATGGAAGAACGATGTAAAAGATCGACCTAGGGCTACCTCCCTTTGCCGAACCATGTATGCATTTGTGTTTATTATATAGTCGAATAAGGTGCTGCAGTCTTGACCCATTTTATAGTTCAGTATTAATTAACCAATATAGTTGGagaacttataagttataactcaACTACCAGTAGATAGATTCATAGATTATAAAAATAGATCTAATAATCATAGATGGAgaaaacttctctctctctcataacaTCTTAGGCTTTTGATATTTGGCTAGTGGAGAACAAAAGTTCGATTCTGTGGACGAAAAACAGAAGCCAGCTGGGTTCGTATGTAGCTCCATATATAAGAAAAATGGGGGTCGTTTTCAGATTCCTCGACGGGCAAGAACTGGATAGGAAAATTGACATGCGACCCCACGCCAGACCTAGATTTCCATAATCTCGTTTTGGTGTGAATGATTGGCCGACGTTTCTGAAAATTACAGTAGCCATCTGAAGCAATACGGAGTAGCTTTCCGAGGGAGGGCCATTTCTTCTATGGTTTTTAGTAAGGAAATGGCAAAAGGGCTCAGCAGAAAAACTAAGCACTTCTGGCCGACTGCCGACATGCGTATCCAACTTAGTCCTAGGACTGCTGCACGTGATCTCAGCCTTCCTATTCCAGCAATATGGTTGCCCTACCTGTCTTCTGGGTTTAACGCTTTTTGCCATTAATTCTTAATTAAACCTTATTAAGATGGGATTTGGGAGACATTATTGAGGAGGATTGCCACAAGATCCGGATAGAGTTTGGATTAAGCATAATCTAAGTATAAGTCAACCTGCTTAAAGCGCGTAATAGTATATGGACAACCAGTAGTCAACTCATATTTTAAGTTGGCCTGCAAGTTTTGAAGCTCCTTCAATTAGTTGTAGGATTACACTAACTGCAATCCTAGCCTACTCGGGAGAGTTTTCGGTACACGGCCTGAAAATACACTCACCGCTGAGATTGTACAGTTTTGAGTGATAAATAACGGACCCTACATATGGACGACTAAGATTGCATAGTTAGTGTATGTAGACTTGCATCGCCGTGTATAGAAGAATTTTCGAGCCTACTCATATTTTCACTCTCCATTAGGTCAAAGAATATCATATTAATATCTCTAAATGTCGCCAATAGATAATGGATTGGATTAGCCTAAGTTCAATCAGTTGGTTATGAAAAACTTCCAACTCAATGCAATTTGACAATTAGGCAAATTCTTGAAAACTAAATATGTATTTGATTTGTTAGATTATAGCATATTTGTATTTGATTGGACAATACAATCAAC
Coding sequences:
- the LOC112171776 gene encoding gibberellin 20 oxidase 2, producing MASILLSSPSKLHAQQTNRGPIDSSFLQRQTRVPSGFIWPEADLVAADEELDEPLIDLKGFFKGDGVAIENAAKLIRASCLSHGFFQVTNHGVDTSLIKLADDHLDQFFNLPVSEKLRVKRVPGSPWGYSGSHADRFSTKLPWKETLSFGFHDNGSEKVVADFFKSKLGDSFKETGKVYQKYCEAMKSLALSIMELLAITLGVKRLHYKEFFEDAHSIMRCNYYPTCQEPSLSLGTGPHCDPTSLTILHQDQVGGLEVFVNNKWQSVRPIQGALVINIGDTFTALSNGLYKSCLHRASVNAVKERRSLAFFLCPKDDKVVKPPEELVTEVGTRKYPDFTWAKLLGFTQNHYRADESTLQQFSKFTQSESKSVN